TTGCCTCCCAGGGGACGAGTGGGGGCCCGCTCAAGGATGGCAAGGGGGTCAGGCTGGACCCTGCTCCCAGGTGCTGATGGAGAGTCACCCCTTCCAGAGCTGTGCTGGGAAGGAGCAGGCAGGAAGTGCGGGGAGGAGCCTGTGGTGGGGAGTGGCCTGTTGGAGGGAGCACACTCACAGCACTAGGCCAGCAGCAGGAAATCCTCAAGCTCATGTCACTGTCACCGCAAGTCGCTGGGAGCTACGGTGGGCCTGGAAAGGTAGGCGCTCTCTGGGGGGCGCTTCCGGAGGACACCCAGAGGGGGCTGGGCACGGGGCAGGAGAGGACTTTCTGGGCACCCCCGAGGCTGGTTCAGTGGCTCTGAGGCTCCTGTCCCACGGGTTGCCTGACGGCTCCTTCCTAGCAGTGCCCACACCCTCTGCTTTGCCTGGCCACTTCTGCCTCCCGCAGGCCCACCCTGAGCTTAATGGGACCTCAGCTTGGTCCTCTCCGTGGGCTAAGACCCTCCCTTCTCTGCAGGAAGCTACCCTGGCCCCTCCAACCAGTCACTCCTGCATCAGGGCGCAGTGGGCAGAGGGCTCTGGCGGGGACTGGAGCTCGCACTTGACGGCgttagtttctctttctctttcagatGTTGGGGGTTATGAGGAAGGCCGCGAGTCCTAGCCCTGAGCCTAGTCCTGCGGGTGGGGCTCCGGGGCCTGAGGAGCCCTGACCAGGGACATGGAGCCTCTGCCAGGCTGGGGGCTTCCCTGGTGGCGCCAGGAGCCTACAGCCAATGCCCTGAAGCTGGTGAGTCCCCAAGCTCTTCTCTGTCCCCAGGCCTTCCCAACCCCTCCTGCCCCAAAGTCGCCCCCAGCTGTGTCCCCTCCCCTGGCCTCTGCACTTGGCCATGTCTGGGTCCCAAGCTCACACGGGCCTTTGTGTCCCAGATGTTCAGCTTCCTGGAGCTGACCCAGGTCTCTGGGCACTGCCCTTGTTCTGGGGTTGGGGGCAGGGGTGAGCCCCAAGGGGATGGGTACTTCCCGGGGCTCTTGGCAGTGGAGTGAGCCGTGTCTTTGTGTGGGCCCTGGAGCAAGTGGAGCTGATCTCCCCCGCAGCTCTTCTGCTGATAAGCACCACGTGTGTTCAGGGCAGATAGATAGAGCCCAAGGGCTGGGCGGGGACTGGCTGGGCAGATAGAGCCCAAGGCTAGGCGGGGACTGGCTTCCGGTCAGGGTGGCTTTCTTGCCTGCTCAGATGGGTAAGCCCAAGGTCCTAGCAGGGCCACCCTCTCCCGGAACCTGAGCAGCCTGTCTGCCCACCCCAGGGTGTGACCTCCCCAGGGGCAGCAGGTCTAGCCCAGCCCAGCAGGGAGGCTGGCAGGGTGTCTGTCCAGTGGGACCCGTGGCTCCTGAGGGAGGTATGGGGCTCTTGGGGTCCCACATGGTCAGGCAGGGGAATGGAGGCTGGAAGAGTGTTCAATCCCACTCCACTCGAGGCTGTATAGGGTCTCTCAGGTCATTCCCTGAGCCCTACCAGGGCCACCCAGCCCTAGAGTGCTGTTCCCCACTCTACCGAGGAGTATCGAGGACATGCACAGCCTGGCGGAGCCCATGGGGCAGCATGgcagcggggcagctcctctccAATGCCCGTCCCCTTCCTGCAGGCCctgtgtctcctcctcctcctgggatcCCCCCCGTGTGCCCTTGCCCAGTTCCTGTGCAGAGAGGAGGAGTACCCTGTGGGCACCGAATGCTGCCCCAAGTGCAGCCCAGGTAGGAGCAGCCCTGAGCCCAGCTCCCGGAGCCTCTGTCCTCTGCCACACTGAGGGTGGCATGAAACCCCTGGCCCAGGGGCATAGACAGTCGGGGCAGTCCTCTGCAGCCTGGCTCCTCAAACCGTGGGCTTCTCGCTGCTCTGCTACCCAAGTGTGGTCCTGGGGGACAGAGCTGGCCTGGATGGCTGCGGGCTGAGGCTTAGAGGGGGACAGGACCACAGCCAGGTGAGGTCCCAGGAGGCCCCATGTTCTGCCAGAACTTGCAACCTGCTCCAACGCAGGCCCAGCCTTGGAAGAGCTGGGGAGCAGCACAGTGTCCTAGGGTCCTTATGGTTGGTGTCACACCTGCTTGGGGCTCAGGCGGGTGTGAGGGGTGGGCTCCCGCCTGGCCCCCTGTGGCTGAGAAGCTGTGGACACCCTGGGCTGCAGGTTACCACGTGAAGCAAGCCTGCAGTGAGCTGTCAGGCACAGTGTGCATACCCTGCCCCCCCGAGACCCACACCGCCCACCCCAACGGCCTGAGCCAGTGTCTGCCTTGCCGAGTCTGTGACCCAGGTAGGAGCCGAGCAGCTGCCTGCCCCAGCACACCCACCTCCATGGGTTCTCCCTGCAGGAGCTGCCTGCAAGGGACCCTTGGGCCCGTGTCCCCCTTGTCATGCCACCTGGGCCTCCCTGAGCTCAGGCTCTGGCCCTTCATGAGGGCACCACCAGCCGGGGGCAAGTCCCCACCTAGCCACAAGCCAGCGTGCCTCCATCAGTGAGGAGGTTCTCAGGGTCGCATGTCCCAACTCCTCATCCCTGGGGTCCCATCTGCACAGCCATGCGCCCTgtggtctctctccctccttgGCCTTCTGTGTCCAGCACCTCAGATACTGGCAGCTTTCTGGGCTGAGGCAGAGTTGGGGCCCCGAGTGCtccctatccccagccctccccggGCCTGGGGCCGAGCCCCTAGCCCACCGGAGCTGTCCAGTTCCACCCTCCCATTGGAAGGGACACTCCTTGGCCCTGGCAGCTTCCTCGCTCTCAGAGGCTCTCTTGGGTTCCAGCCTTGGGCTTGGACACCAGGCAGAAGTGCTCCAGCATGCAGGACACGGTGTGCGGCTGTCGCCAAGGCTACTTCTGCGAGGCCGAGGACAGGGAGCACTGCATCATGTGCTTGCCCCACACCATCTGCCACCCTGGCCAGAGGGTACAGAGGAGAGGTGAGCCAGCCGGAGGTGTCTACCGCAAACTCACCTTCATTCCCAGCGACCCTGCTGCCTGAGTCCCTGATGCCCTGGACATCATGACCAGCTTGGAGGTCTTTAAAGGGACAGAAATCTTGGCCAGACCAGGCCCCACCCTCCCAGCCCTGTCCTGGCAGCAAGAAAGGAGGGAAGCCCTGCAGCAGGGGAGAGCAGAGGGGGAAGTGGGCCCTGGTGGTTTCACCTCGTGGTCAGGCCCTGAGTCCTCCCACTTCTCTCACACACCAGGCGGGGAGCCCAGGTGGATGGGGTGGCCTGTGGTCAGTGCACTCTTCTCCCTGAGTGTGAAG
This sequence is a window from Marmota flaviventris isolate mMarFla1 chromosome 10, mMarFla1.hap1, whole genome shotgun sequence. Protein-coding genes within it:
- the Tnfrsf14 gene encoding tumor necrosis factor receptor superfamily member 14, which gives rise to MEPLPGWGLPWWRQEPTANALKLALCLLLLLGSPPCALAQFLCREEEYPVGTECCPKCSPGYHVKQACSELSGTVCIPCPPETHTAHPNGLSQCLPCRVCDPALGLDTRQKCSSMQDTVCGCRQGYFCEAEDREHCIMCLPHTICHPGQRVQRRGTDSQDTVCANCPLGTFSPNGTLDQCLPWTSCRGLFAMEAEPGTSSRDVSCSLSRWFYVFVSVLPLSVVIVLMAWVRRKRPCGSERSETVVLQRQVEEEAGESAVTQAPKVTTVAEEETAPVLRAVGPHR